One Deefgea tanakiae genomic region harbors:
- a CDS encoding putative bifunctional diguanylate cyclase/phosphodiesterase yields the protein MLMILSALSVILFVIVIVVVYQMQAARRSQQQYQSLLDSIPDLAWVKDKQSRFVIVNQAFRNIWNIKDPKWLIGKDDFALSPPELAASYQADDRRVMNEAQALQFERNFEHIHDGSRWMELIKVPVYEHGTIIGTAGIARDINMRKAAEERLSWLAHHDPLTQLGNRSYLAIKIKERIQNAAPFCVWLIDLDHFKRINDALGHRAGDQALAQVAESLSKIGAEVFRLGGDEFVLLDDLRHAESINDALSQQLKIPVTIEGLYFEQGFTAGQVDFPTDGQTAEQLLKHADVALYEGKELGRGHIRRFESHMATQAVRQLELERDLRRALLEGQFRLVYQPQIALNTTELIGFEALIRWRHPERGEISPNDFIPFAEQTGIICRIGEWALDCAIWQIKTWHEAGLALVPVSVNVSALQLAQPLFAATVIARLDALPAYLRNQIALELTESTLMHEQALSSVHQLTAAEIPIFMDDFGTGYSNLSTISQLALSKLKFDRSLIQNVGNDASHQRVCRALLDLADALELEVIAEGVETLEEAQWLAEQGVLYAQGYWFSHPLESAAAIAYLKRL from the coding sequence ATGCTGATGATTTTGTCTGCGCTATCAGTGATCTTATTCGTGATTGTCATCGTGGTCGTTTACCAGATGCAAGCCGCGCGGCGCAGCCAACAGCAGTATCAGTCGCTACTCGATAGCATTCCTGATTTAGCTTGGGTGAAAGACAAACAAAGCCGTTTTGTTATCGTCAACCAAGCTTTTCGCAATATCTGGAATATCAAAGACCCAAAATGGCTGATCGGCAAAGACGATTTTGCCTTGTCCCCGCCCGAGTTGGCTGCCAGCTATCAAGCTGACGATCGCCGAGTGATGAATGAAGCGCAAGCGTTGCAGTTTGAACGTAATTTTGAGCATATTCACGATGGCTCGCGCTGGATGGAGCTGATTAAAGTACCTGTCTATGAGCACGGCACAATTATTGGCACCGCCGGCATTGCGCGCGACATCAACATGCGTAAAGCAGCCGAAGAGCGCCTCTCTTGGCTGGCTCACCACGACCCACTAACCCAGCTTGGTAACCGAAGCTATCTAGCCATTAAAATTAAAGAGCGTATTCAAAATGCGGCACCGTTTTGTGTATGGCTGATTGACCTAGACCATTTCAAACGTATCAATGATGCACTGGGGCATCGCGCGGGTGACCAAGCTTTGGCGCAAGTCGCTGAAAGCCTCAGTAAAATTGGTGCGGAAGTCTTTCGGCTCGGTGGTGATGAATTCGTACTGCTGGATGATCTACGCCATGCAGAAAGCATTAATGATGCGCTCAGCCAGCAACTCAAAATACCCGTCACCATTGAGGGGCTCTACTTTGAACAAGGCTTTACTGCCGGCCAAGTCGATTTTCCCACTGATGGACAAACCGCTGAGCAGCTCCTCAAACATGCCGATGTCGCGCTGTACGAAGGCAAAGAACTGGGACGTGGCCATATTCGCCGCTTTGAATCCCATATGGCGACGCAAGCTGTACGCCAACTTGAATTAGAACGTGATTTACGGCGTGCGCTGCTAGAAGGTCAATTTCGACTGGTATATCAACCGCAAATCGCCCTCAATACGACAGAACTGATCGGCTTTGAAGCCCTAATTCGGTGGCGACACCCTGAGCGTGGCGAGATCTCACCGAATGACTTTATTCCCTTTGCAGAACAAACGGGGATTATTTGCCGCATTGGCGAATGGGCGCTCGATTGCGCAATTTGGCAAATCAAAACATGGCACGAAGCAGGATTGGCACTCGTCCCCGTTTCGGTCAATGTCTCGGCCCTGCAGTTGGCGCAGCCTTTATTTGCGGCCACTGTGATTGCTAGACTGGATGCGCTACCCGCCTATTTGCGCAATCAAATTGCATTAGAATTGACTGAATCGACACTCATGCACGAACAAGCTTTGAGCAGCGTGCATCAACTCACCGCCGCAGAGATTCCCATTTTTATGGATGATTTTGGCACGGGCTATTCCAATCTATCGACCATTTCACAGCTGGCGCTGTCCAAACTCAAATTTGATCGTAGCCTGATTCAAAACGTCGGCAACGACGCGTCTCATCAACGTGTTTGCCGCGCCCTGCTCGATTTGGCCGACGCTTTAGAATTAGAAGTCATCGCCGAGGGGGTTGAAACGCTGGAAGAAGCCCAATGGCTGGCAGAACAAGGTGTGCTGTATGCGCAAGGCTATTGGTTTAGTCACCCGCTAGAGAGCGCGGCGGCAATAGCATATTTGAAACGCCTTTAA